From the Montipora capricornis isolate CH-2021 chromosome 2, ASM3666992v2, whole genome shotgun sequence genome, one window contains:
- the LOC138037083 gene encoding uncharacterized protein, with product MRKLHPQLDDSGILRVGGRLENAQVNYEIKHPIIMPYRHRVTELIILQHHQQVGHLGQEYVLSSLRQLYWIIKGRSAVRRAIRDCFLCKKLGAIKGEQLMANLPKERVIPGDPPFTHVGVDYFGPLYVRQGRSSVKRYGCLFSCLVIRAVHIEIVHSLDTDAFINALRRLINLRGKPETIYSDNGTNLRAGEREIRESLATWNQSSIHEFLRQKNITWKFNPPAASHMGGVWERMIRSVRKILRALLGEQLVSDESLRTMMTEIQSILNSRPLTPVSSDPKDLEPITPNHLLLLRSNANFPPGIFSKEDMYTRRRWRQVQYLSNVFWKRWLKEYLPTLQERKKWLKPRRCLSVGDLVLIVNENVHRGRWPLARVIEVFQGKDGFVRSAKVRTSLATFVRPVTKLCFLESDKELSR from the coding sequence ATGCGAAAACTTCACCCACAATTGGATGACAGTGGAATTCTCCGTGTAGGAGGAAGACTAGAAAATGCACAAGTTAACTATGAAATCAAGCATCCAATCATTATGCCCTACCGCCATCGTGTTACAGAGCTGATTATTCTCCAGCATCATCAACAAGTCGGTCATCTTGGCCAAGAATACGTCCTGTCCAGTCTGCGTCAACTTTATTGGATAATCAAGGGACGTTCAGCAGTGCGCCGAGCGATACGCGATTGTTTCCTTTGCAAGAAACTTGGTGCTATCAAGGGCGAGCAGTTGATGGCAAACTTGCCGAAGGAACGAGTGATACCAGGAGACCCGCCCTTTACACATGTAGGAGTAGATTACTTTGGTCCTCTCTATGTGCGCCAAGGCCGTTCAAGTGTGAAGCGTTATGGTTGCCTCTTCTCATGTCTCGTTATAAGAGCAGTCCATATTGAGATTGTCCATTCTCTTGATACAGATGCCTTCATAAACGCACTGCGCAGGTTAATCAATCTCAGAGGAAAACCAGAGACCATCTACAGTGACAACGGAACTAATCTTCGCGCAGGAGAAAGAGAAATCCGAGAATCTCTGGCGACCTGGAATCAAAGTTCCATTCACGAATTCCTTCGACAAAAAAACATCACTTGGAAATTCAATCCACCAGCTGCATCACACATGGGCGGCGTATGGGAGCGCATGATCAGATCCGTGCGTAAGATCCTCAGAGCGTTATTGGGCGAACAGCTGGTATCAGACGAATCGCTGAGAACCATGATGACTGAAATTCAAAGCATTCTCAACAGCCGACCGTTGACCCCAGTAAGCAGTGATCCTAAAGACCTGGAGCCGATTACACCAAATCATTTGCTACTGTTAAGATCTAACGCAAATTTCCCCCCAGGTATCTTTTCCAAAGAAGACATGTACACCAGACGTCGCTGGCGACAAGTCCAATATCTGTCCAACGTATTTTGGAAGCGCTGGTTAAAGGAATATTTACCAACGCTGCAAGAACGGAAAAAGTGGTTGAAGCCTCGTCGTTGCCTTTCTGTTGGTGATCTAGTACTGATTGTGAATGAGAACGTTCATCGTGGTAGATGGCCCCTGGCCAGAGTGATTGAAGTTTTTCAAGGAAAGGACGGATTTGTTCGATCCGCGAAAGTCCGCACGAGCTTAGCAACGTTTGTTCGACCAgttaccaaactttgtttcttAGAAAGCGACAAGGAACTTTCCCGCTGA
- the LOC138037084 gene encoding uncharacterized protein, which translates to MLSGEPRRRRRVLSTDAVESLRLKNSRSGYLSKVTQLFRSIEELQQDTRNVDEVSEKILALEEAFGRFQRAHFEYVATLRDDPEEWDEEARYFREHCRRRVEFERSVKQWVDSAAPVAKTQEVLDIAPEDSISAASSRRSQASSNLSIRVLKTKQAMAHLKMQQLEKKHRLLRQEEEIKLQRQILDAQYEIEQADLRVELFETEENTGLTQPRFVSSKFFPCTEESKFASQPEVVKTEEWEPRSYLPRETDRNYYSEEFVPRGEPLANDERSSNPLPIDLLDRMALTIKQGFALPKPELPTFDGNPLEYWNFIKSFETNIERNATSESEKLMYLLQYTSGDARKTIKCCLVMDQSVGYQNAKKLLKERFGHPFVIASKYEAKLTEGPPLKPTDRSGLLTFADQLKDCEHTLRSTGYLDEVNSADNLRRIVLKLPFHLRAKFIEVADGIQQSGQRTNIGHIADFVKVKARAANNPVFGSIIDVVRDRAEHSAHRTSSKTGPSPFKRVTTLSTQVTSDREGGQRRVSCPACDGPHPLLRCQIFEKKTFEERLQIMRKAHLCHNCFKYGHIAVGCLAKSACQIPGCTRRHHTLLHPPGQQQSLVSSAHVPVAEKPVDSSSPISSGQTHSASANEGKVCLRVVPVKVRSRDSDKTVVTYALLDNGSDVSLCDNDLAVKLGVQGKLKTFYLTTQEKEDSPKVGREISLTIEALDGVEKITVPRLWTVDKLNASKRSIPSQEDVKQWPHLQDIVLPSIDESEIKLIIGSNVPDAFWVLDERRGERGEPYAIRSPLGWTLIGPTDRAENKSFHVNFVRLTEVTKKDDDRLMHQLEQFWKIENYGLSPNSKESMSLEDKRALAVMENSATMVDGHYQVALPWGEPNPYLPNNRSMAERRLFLLKKRLLQDSKLFDGYKATMENYLDKGHARRVPDHEMNAHDKPLWYLPHHPVFNKPGKTRVVFDCAAKYGGTSLNDQLLSGPDLTNSIVGVLTRFRENPVALAADIECMFHQVRVPPADRDAFRFLWWPNSDLSQDPVDHRMEVHLFGATSSPSCSNFALRKTAQDNKDEFAEDIVKTVKRNFYVDDCLKSVESSERAVDLTVQLRNLLAKGGFRLTKWLCNRPEVLESIPKDERAPSVLNLDLDKDKLPLQRALGLKWDMESDKFTFAAVLKDKPSTRRGILSLTSSIYDPLGFLVPIILPAKKLLQDLCKQKLGWDDPVSKVESQRWEIWKEKLPSLAGMGVNRCVRPIDFGELRSFELHNFADASQIAYGAVSYLRMTDVESKIHCAFLMGKSRLAHLKPMTVPRLELLAAVLAVQINKTLVEELDIPVTRSIFWTDSTCVLQYIRNTSKRFHTFVANRLAVIHENSKPHQWRHVRSDLNPADDASRGLTIEEMHAKDRWFGGPQFLRQKEEFWPPDLILCQPELTDEDPEIKRTVQLRCLALTNSQEVDVVSRLIERYSSWD; encoded by the coding sequence ATGTTGTCCGGTGAACCCAGGCGTAGAAGAAGAGTGCTTTCTACGGACGCCGTTGAAAGCCTTCGCCTCAAGAACTCAAGGTCGGGATATTTGTCAAAAGTTACCCAGTTATTTCGGAGCATTGAAGAATTGCAACAAGACACAAGAAATGTTGACGAAGTGTCTGAGAAAATATTGGCGCTCGAAGAAGCATTCGGTCGCTTTCAAAGAGCTCATTTTGAGTATGTGGCGACTTTAAGAGAtgatcctgaagagtgggatGAAGAAGCACGTTACTTTCGCGAACACTGCCGACGAAGGGTAGAGTTTGAACGAAGTGTTAAACAATGGGTTGACAGCGCCGCGCCCGTAGCTAAAACCCAAGAAGTGTTGGACATCGCCCCTGAGGACTCGATTAGTGCCGCTAGTTCGCGTCGAAGTCAAGCGAGTTCAAATTTGTCAATTAGGGTGTTGAAAACTAAACAAGCAATGGCGCATTTGAAGATGCAGCAACTGGAGAAAAAACATAGATTATTACGccaagaagaagaaataaagTTACAGAGACAAATTTTAGACGCGCAGTATGAAATTGAACAAGCCGATCTGCGAGTTGAGCTGTTTGAAACGGAAGAGAATACTGGTTTAACCCAGCCGAGATTTGTTTCCAGTAAATTTTTCCCGTGCACAGAAGAATCAAAATTTGCATCGCAGCCCGAAGTTGTGAAAACAGAAGAATGGGAACCTCGTTCATAtctcccaagagaaactgataGGAATTATTATTCAGAAGAGTTTGTCCCTCGTGGTGAACCACTCGCAAATGACGAAAGAAGCAGTAATCCCTTGCCCATAGATTTACTAGACCGTATGGCTTTAACAATAAAGCAAGGCTTTGCATTGCCGAAACCAGAGCTGCCAACCTTCGATGGCAATCCTCTCGAGTATTGGAATTTtataaaatcatttgaaactaaCATCGAGCGAAATGCAACGAGTGAAAGTGAAAAATTGATGTATCTTCTTCAATACACATCGGGCGATGCAAGAAAAACCATCAAGTGCTGTTTAGTCATGGACCAGTCAGTTGGGTATCAAAACGCAAAGAAGTTATTGAAAGAACGGTTCGGTCACCCGTTTGTAATCGCTTCGAAGTATGAAGCAAAGTTGACTGAAGGACCTCCCTTAAAGCCAACAGATCGTTCCGGATTATTAACCTTTGCAGACCAGTTAAAGGATTGTGAACATACGCTGAGGTCAACTGGGTATTTGGACGAAGTCAATAGTGCCGACAACCTGAGACGAATTGTACTGAAATTGCCTTTTCACCTCCGAGCTAAGTTCATAGAAGTAGCAGATGGTATTCAACAATCTGGCCAAAGAACGAATATCGGCCACATAGCGGATTTCGTTAAAGTTAAAGCCCGAGCCGCAAACAACCCTGTGTTTGGAAGTATAATTGATGTCGTACGTGACCGAGCTGAACATTCAGCGCACAGAACAAGTTCAAAGACTGGGCCTTCGCCGTTTAAGCGTGTTACCACTCTTAGCACCCAGGTGACCAGTGACAGAGAAGGTGGTCAAAGACGTGTAAGCTGCCCAGCATGTGACGGACCTCACCCCCTACTGAGATGCCAGATCTTCGAAAAGAAAACCTTCGAAGAACGATTACAAATCATGCGCAAAGCCCACCTGTGTCATAATTGCTTCAAGTATGGCCACATCGCTGTTGGGTGTTTAGCTAAAAGTGCCTGCCAAATACCAGGATGCACAAGAAGGCATCATACGCTGCTTCACCCTCCAGGTCAACAGCAGTCCTTGGTCAGCAGCGCTCACGTCCCGGTCGCCGAAAAACCAGTTGACAGTTCCTCGCCTATTTCTAGCGGGCAAACTCATAGTGCCTCTGCCAATGAAGGGAAAGTCTGTTTGAGAGTTGTTCCAGTGAAGGTACGAAGTCGAGACTCTGACAAAACGGTGGTGACCTACGCCCTTCTGGATAATGGTTCGGATGTATCGCTTTGCGACAACGACCTAGCTGTGAAACTTGGAGTGCAAGGAAAGctgaaaacgttttatttaactacacaagaaaaagaagacagtCCTAAAGTTGGACGAGAAATCAGCCTGACAATTGAAGCACTTGATGGTGTCGAAAAGATAACAGTTCCAAGATTGTGGACCGTCGATAAGTTAAATGCCTCCAAACGAAGTATCCCATCTCAAGAAGACGTGAAACAATGGCCTCATTTACAAGACATCGTACTACCGAGCATTGATGAGAGCGAAATCAAATTGATTATTGGTAGCAACGTACCAGATGCTTTCTGGGTACTAGACGAAAGGCGTGGTGAAAGAGGAGAGCCATATGCCATACGTTCCCCCCTTGGCTGGACTCTGATAGGGCCAACAGACAGAGCTGAAAACAAAAGCTTCCATGTTAACTTTGTACGCCTAACAGAAGTCACCAAAAAGGATGATGATCGTTTAATGCATCAACTTGAACAGTTCTGGAAGATAGAGAACTATGGATTAAGTCCTAACTCAAAGGAGTCCATGTCGTTGGAGGACAAGAGAGCTCTTGCAGTTATGGAAAATTCAGCAACGATGGTAGATGGTCATTACCAGGTAGCACTACCTTGGGGAGAGCCGAATCCATATTTGCCTAACAATCGATCCATGGCAGAACGGCGGCTTTTCCTGCTGAAAAAAAGGTTACTGCAAGACAGCAAACTCTTTGATGGTTACAAAGCTACCATGGAAAACTACTTGGACAAAGGACATGCAAGAAGAGTGCCTGATCACGAGATGAATGCTCACGATAAGCCATTGTGGTATTTGCCCCATCATCCGGTGTTTAACAAGCCAGGGAAGACGAGAGTGGTTTTTGATTGCGCAGCAAAATATGGAGGGACTAGTCTGAACGATCAACTTCTCAGTGGACCAGATTTAACCAATTCCATTGTCGGTGTGTTAACGAGATTCCGCGAAAACCCAGTTGCGTTAGCAGCGGACATAGAGTGTATGTTCCACCAAGTCAGAGTGCCGCCTGCTGACCGAGATGCGTTTAGATTTTTGTGGTGGCCAAACAGCGACCTCAGCCAGGATCCAGTCGACCATCGTATGGAGGTCCACCTCTTTGGCGCCACGTCGTCACCGAGTTGTTCTAATTTTGCATTAAGAAAAACAGCACAAGATAACAAAGATGAATTTGCCGAGGACATCGTGAAGACCGTTAAAAGAAATTTCTACGTAGATGACTGCCTCAAGTCGGTTGAATCCTCTGAAAGAGCTGTTGACCTAACTGTTCAGCTTCGCAATCTTCTTGCAAAAGGCGGTTTCAGGCTTACAAAATGGCTATGTAATAGACCGGAAGTCTTGGAATCCATTCCAAAAGATGAAAGAGCTCCATCGGTGCTGAATCTCGATTTGGACAAAGACAAACTTCCCCTTCAGCGAGCGCTAGGGCTCAAGTGGGACATGGAGAGTGATAAGTTTACCTTTGCTGCGGTTCTCAAAGACAAGCCAAGTACCCGAAGAGGCATACTTTCCCTAACAAGTTCTATTTATGATCCACTTGGGTTCCTAGTGCCAATCATCCTACCAGCAAAGAAATTGTTGCAAGATCTATGTAAACAAAAACTAGGATGGGATGATCCAGTCAgcaaagtagaaagtcaaagGTGGGAAATATGGAAGGAGAAGTTGCCCAGTCTAGCAGGAATGGGAGTAAACAGATGCGTTAGGCCGATCGACTTTGGAGAACTGAGAAGTTTCGAGCTCCACAACTTCGCTGATGCTTCTCAAATCGCTTATGGAGCAGTTTCGTATTTAAGAATGACAGATGTTGAGAGCAAGATCCATTGTGCGTTTCTCATGGGAAAGTCGCGCCTGGCCCACCTGAAACCTATGACTGTTCCGAGACTGGAATTATTGGCCGCTGTTCTTGCCGTCCAGATAAACAAGACACTGGTTGAAGAGCTTGACATTCCAGTAACACGATCGATATTTTGGACTGACTCCACTTGCGTTCTCCAGTATATAAGAAACACATCGAAGAGATTTCACACATTTGTAGCTAACCGGCTGGCTGTCATTCATGAGAATTCCAAACCCCACCAATGGAGGCACGTTAGATCGGACCTTAACCCTGCAGATGATGCAAGCAGAGGCCTCACAATAGAAGAAATGCATGCGAAAGACAGATGGTTCGGAGGTCCTCAGTTCTTAAGGCAGAAAGAAGAATTCTGGCCCCCTGATCTCATCCTCTGTCAACCGGAATTAACAGATGAAGATCCAGAAATCAAACGTACCGTGCAACTTCGCTGTTTAGCGTTAACAAATAGTCAAGAAGTAGACGTTGTCTCAAGATTGATCGAACGATATTCTTCATGGGACTGA